GCGCAAGCACACTCCTGCGGCTTGCGCGGACCACGACCAAAGGGCAACTTGAATGTTGGCGACTCGCGTTGCACCATGGACGAAAAGAAGGGGAACGCAATGAACGTGATACTGCGGCGCGCGGTGGCACTTGCGTGCTTCGCGGGCGCCATGGCGGGCGCGGCGGCCGCGCCGCCCGAAGGCGAGCAGATCCAGGTAAGCGCGTCCAACCTGCTGGTGGTGCTGCGCGAGACGCCCGGCGCCAACAAGCAGGACGAATCGCTGCAGCCCTTCGGCCGCATCACCGCGCAACTGCCTGACGGCCGCAAGGTCGAATTCGAGGCCAGCTGGTACCAGTACCTCGGCGACATGCACCTGCGGCTGGTGTTCGACGGCCTGCAGCAGGTGCAGAGCGCCCTGCCCGCCGACCTGCAGCAGCTGCACCTGACGCCCGAACAGGCGCTGGCGCAAGCGGTGCACAACCTGCGCGCGCGCTATGGCGCGCCGGTCGTCGAGCCCTGGAACGGCGGGCTGATGCTGGTGCGCGGCAAGTCGCCGGACCTCGATAGCAGCTACTTCCTGGACCGCGAGTTCTGGGAGCAGACCGCGCGCGACTATCCCGAAGGGATCGTGGCCGCGGTGCCCGGCCACGGCGAGCTCGTGTTCGCGCGCGCCGACGACGAGGATGCGCTGAACAGCTTGCGCTTCAGCGCCGCCGCGCTGTTCGCCGCGGAGCGCGGCGCCCGCGTGTCCTCGGCGCTGTACCTGTTCAAGGACGGCCACTGGTCGGTGTTCCAGGCCCCGCAGCAACTGCAGGACCACGCGAACGCCGACGACTAGGGTTGGCTCGTCCGCTTCCAGCCGCGGCTAGAAGCCGACGCTGTAGCGCCAGCCCTTGAAGCGCAGCACCGCGCTGCGCGAGCGGATCTGCTCCAGCAGCACGCCGGGCGCGAGCTCGGCGCCTTCGCCGACCACCTGGCCACCGACGACCAGCATGCGCTGGGCGGCGTTCTCGGAATACACGCCGCCGGAGATGGCGAGCTTGGGCAGCGCGTGCTGGATGTCGGCCGGCAGTTCGGCCTGGGCGTAGATGCGTTCCGCCGTCGCGGACGGCGAGGCCTTGGCGGCATCGAGCGGCTTCGCGGCGGGTTGCTGCGCAGTGGCTTCGGCGGGCTGGCTCGCCGGTGCGGTTGGCGCCGCGGCGGCGACTTGCGTAGTCGCGGCGCCCTTGTTCGCGTCGGCAGGCTTGGCCGCGTCCGCGGTCTTCGTTGTCTTGGCGACCGGGGCCGCCGGCGCGGCCTTCACGGCCGCCACCTTCACCGGCTGCGGCGCCGGCATCGGCGGCGGCGCGGGCTGCACGCTGTCGGCCACCGGCGCTGCAGCGGGCGGCGCAGCCGGTACCGGGGCAAGCACGGGCGCGGGAACCGGAGCAACGGCAACAGGCGCAGGCAATGGCGCCGGCGCGCTGCGCTCACGCAGGACATAGGCAGCGCCGCCCGCCACGACCAGCACGGCGGCCAGCGCGGCCCCCAGGGCCGGCGGCAGGCGCCGCGAGGCAGCCGGCAGTTGCGCCATCGGCTGCGCGTGGATGCCGCGGGCGGGATCGCGCTCGCGCTCGGCATCGGCCTTGCGCAGGGCATCGAGGATGTAGGACATGCGTTCTTCGCGTTCTCAGGGGTCGGTGCGCAGCCGCGGCTCGTCGACGCCGCTCGCCCGGTTCAATTGCATGTAGGTCAGCGGGCCCGGCCGGCCATCGGCGGGCAGGCCCTGCGCCAGCTGGAAAGCCTTGACGTCGCTGCGCAGCGCATTGTCCAGGACAGGCGGGTGGCGCGGCGGTGGCGCGCCCTTGGCGGCCGCCAGCTTGTCGGCGACCCAGGCGACCGTGAGGCCACCCTGGCCGTCGGCCACGTGGCCGTCGTAGCCCTCGGGGGCGCGCCACAGCGTGCCGAAGTCACCGTCCCAGCGCGCGGCCAGCGCCGCCAGCGTGACGGTCTGTTCGGTGCCGGCGGCGCGCAGCGTGGCGTGCTGCCCGTTCAGCGCCGCCAGGATGGCATAGGACGGCTGGCCGGTGGCCTTGTCGAGCGTGACGATGCCGGGCCGCCCGAGCTGGCGGATCAGCGCCAGGCTCAAGGTCTTGTTGAAGCACTGCACGCGCTCGCGCGCCAGCGCGGCGCAGGGCTCGGCATCGGGCGGCGGCGACAGCTTCCACACCTGCGCCAGTTCGCGCCAGGCCGCGCTCTCGTCGCGCAGCAGCACCGGCCTCGGCGGCGGAACCTGGGTAGCCACCAGCAGGGCCTGGGCAGGCGGGTTGGCGGATGGCGACATAGCCGGCGCGGCTGCGGCCGGCGGCGCGAGGACCTGGGCACCCACTTGCGGCGCGGCCCCCTGGACGCTGGACTGCGGCGCTGCGGCCTGGGCCCCGACTTGGGACGCCACGGCCTGGCCACCGGACTGCGACACCGCGGCCTGGGCAAGCGCTGGCGGCGCAGTGGGCACCGCCGGCGCAGGCTGCAAGGCCGCCGACGGACGCGCCTCAGCCAGCGGCGCTTCGCGCGTAGCCATCGCGTACAGCCCGACGCCCACAGCCAGGCCGCCGACACCCGCCAGCGCCAGGCGGCGCCAGGCCGGCGCCGGGCGTGCCGTGCGCAGAAACACTTCGTCGGCGGCACGGGCCACCACGGCGCGCGTCACCTGCGCCTGGCCGCCGGCATAGGCGCCCAGCAACGCGCGGTCGCACAGCAGGTTGATGCGGCGCGGCACGCCACCGCTCTCGCGGTGCACGCCCTTCAGCGCGCCGCGGTCGAAGGGCAGCGGCCCCTGCAGGCCGCAGACCTCCAGCCGGTGGCGCACATATTGGGCGCTCTCGTCCTCGGTCAGCGGCCCCAGGTGGTAGCGCGCGATCACGCGCTGCGCCAGCTGCTCCAGCTCGGGCCGGGCCAGCATGGCGCGCAGCTCGGGCTGGCCGATCAGGATGATCTGCAGCAGCTTGCGCTCGCTGGTTTCCAGGTTGGTCAGCAGCCGCAGCTGCTCCAGCACCTCGGGCGCGAGGTTCTGCGCCTCGTCGATGACCAGCACGTTGTTGCGGCCGGCGGCGTGGGCGCGCAGCAGGAAGTCGTTGAGCGGGTCGAGGAAGTCCTTCACCGTGGCGGC
The sequence above is a segment of the Ramlibacter agri genome. Coding sequences within it:
- a CDS encoding general secretion pathway protein GspB gives rise to the protein MSYILDALRKADAERERDPARGIHAQPMAQLPAASRRLPPALGAALAAVLVVAGGAAYVLRERSAPAPLPAPVAVAPVPAPVLAPVPAAPPAAAPVADSVQPAPPPMPAPQPVKVAAVKAAPAAPVAKTTKTADAAKPADANKGAATTQVAAAAPTAPASQPAEATAQQPAAKPLDAAKASPSATAERIYAQAELPADIQHALPKLAISGGVYSENAAQRMLVVGGQVVGEGAELAPGVLLEQIRSRSAVLRFKGWRYSVGF
- a CDS encoding ExeA family protein — protein: MYAAYFGLKQEPFSIAPDPRLLFMSGQHREALAHLLYGVQGGGGFVLLTGEIGTGKTTVCRSFLEQVPPHVNLAYIFNPKLTVLELLETVCHEFGIDVPRAEGRAATVKDFLDPLNDFLLRAHAAGRNNVLVIDEAQNLAPEVLEQLRLLTNLETSERKLLQIILIGQPELRAMLARPELEQLAQRVIARYHLGPLTEDESAQYVRHRLEVCGLQGPLPFDRGALKGVHRESGGVPRRINLLCDRALLGAYAGGQAQVTRAVVARAADEVFLRTARPAPAWRRLALAGVGGLAVGVGLYAMATREAPLAEARPSAALQPAPAVPTAPPALAQAAVSQSGGQAVASQVGAQAAAPQSSVQGAAPQVGAQVLAPPAAAAPAMSPSANPPAQALLVATQVPPPRPVLLRDESAAWRELAQVWKLSPPPDAEPCAALARERVQCFNKTLSLALIRQLGRPGIVTLDKATGQPSYAILAALNGQHATLRAAGTEQTVTLAALAARWDGDFGTLWRAPEGYDGHVADGQGGLTVAWVADKLAAAKGAPPPRHPPVLDNALRSDVKAFQLAQGLPADGRPGPLTYMQLNRASGVDEPRLRTDP